In a genomic window of Epinephelus lanceolatus isolate andai-2023 chromosome 3, ASM4190304v1, whole genome shotgun sequence:
- the ern2 gene encoding serine/threonine-protein kinase/endoribonuclease IRE1 gives MKQSVLGVMGAVGRLLLLLLLLSWEGTVFQVGGVRSVTLPESLLFVSTLDGSLHAVSKQSGNIKWTLREDPIIQVPVYLTEPGFLPDPNDGSLYILGGKHKEGLMKLPFTIPELVQSAPCRSSDGILYTGKKQDVWIVVDPETGEKQTSLTTSTSESICPNTPLLYIGRTEYMVTMFDTKTQELQWNATYNDYSAPPYDDKQDYKMAHLVSSGDGLVVTVDRETGDVLWSQNYGSPVVGVYLYSGDSLRHAPHLSLAMETLRFLTFSSANDQADTHSTLKWSYQFVKEQASAQTQLVPTLYVGKLDTHLYASTSLVHHGVSLVPQGLTLARIEGPVTAGVTVRERGECEITPSTDVRYPPGSTNSQKNHWLLIGHHELPPVAHTTMLRDFPAGLQRSGEAVIPPRPSASSASPASYYHQRYFQAVAGGHSDTNANREEVDGKTTGQKPAAVLPVYMTQDRLTLAVLTLLLGGWLAFALTYPVRTAHQLKAQRQLEEALESRLQRMQTNMQTVTQVPSDATLSTDTNISTESQPASAAPPPSPRTHSGGSTSDVDRNGTSGPQPTAEGNSEEVQVGKISFTPSEVLGHGTAGTFVFRGNFDGRHVAVKRILPECFEVAEREVQLLRESDTHPNVIRYFCTERDRLFTYIAIELCTATLQQYVEDPSCFPELNPITLLGQTMSGLSHLHSLNIVHRDLKPRNILLSGPSALGRVRALISDFGLCKKIPDGRSSFSLRSGIPGTEGWIAPEVLRDTPGNKPTAAVDVFSAGCVFYYVVSRGQHPFGDALRRQVNILSGEYSLSHFMEDIHDDVIAQDLIEKMISAEAESRPSTACVLKHPFFWSPEKQLLFFQDVSDRIEKEPADSPIVVRLETAGRGVVRTNWRMHISVPLQTDLRRFRTYKGNSVRDLLRAMRNKKHHYHELPKEVQETLGELPEGFVSYFTSRFPRLLMHTHAALSICSSERLFHPYYLSPNAK, from the exons ATGAAGCAAAGTGTTTTGGGGGTCATGGGGGCTGTGGGAcgcctgctcctcctcctcctcctgctgtcctGGGAAGGCACAGTATTTCAG GTTGGAGGAGTCAGATCGGTCACCCTCCCAGAATCCCTCCTGTTTGTCTCCACGCTGGACGGTAGTCTGCACGCCGTCTCCAAACAGTCAGGGAACATCAAGTGGACCCTACGAGAAG ACCCCATTATTCAAGTACCTGTCTACCTCACAGA GCCGGGGTTTCTCCCAGACCCCAACGATGGCAGTTTGTATATCCTGGGGGGCAAACACAAGGAAGGCCTGATG AAACTGCCCTTCACCATCCCAGAGCTGGTCCAGTCGGCTCCCTGCAGGAGCTCTGATGGTATACTCTATACAG GTAAAAAGCAGGATGTGTGGATCGTGGTCGATCCTGAGACAGGCGAAAAGCAAACCAGTTTAACCACCTCCACCTCTGAATCCATCTGCCCCAACACTCCCCTACTTTACATTGGACGCACAG aatACATGGTTACCATGTTTGACACCAAGACACAGGAGCTGCAATGGAACGCTACTTACAATGATTACTCTGCTCCACCATACGATGACAAACAGGACTACA AGATGGCCCATCTTGTGTCGAGTGGTGATGGTCTTGTTGTGACAgttgacagagagacag gTGACGTCTTGTGGAGTCAGAACTATGGATCGCCCGTCGTAGGGGTCTACCTGTACTCCGGAGACTCTCTGAGACACGCCCCCCACCTGTCCCTCGCCATGGAAACGCTTCGCTTCCTCACCTTCTCTTCTGCCAACGAccaggcagacacacactccACACTGAAGTGGAGCTATCAGTTTGTGAAGGAGCAAGCCAGCGCACAAACACAACTTGT ACCCACTCTCTATGTCGGAAAACTGGACACTCACCTCTACGCCTCCACGTCCCTTGTCCACCATGGAGTCTCATTAGTG CCTCAGGGACTGACTTTGGCTCGAATCGAGGGTCCGGTGACAGCTGGAGTGACAGTCAGAGAGCGAGGGGAGTGTGAGATCACACCGTCTACCGATGTGCGCTACCCACCAGGGAGCACAAACAGCCAGAAAAACCACTGGCTGCTAATAG GTCATCATGAGCTCCCTCCAGTCGCTCACACCACCATGCTGAGGGATTTCCCAGCCGGCCTGCAGCGTTCTGGCGAGGCAGTCATCCCCCCTCGACCTTCTGCCTCCTCTGCCTCCCCTGCCTCCTACTACCATCAGCGCTAT TTCCAGGCAGTTGCTGGTGGCCATAGCGACACTAATGCTAATAGAGAAGAGGTGGATGGGAAGACGACAGGACAGAAACCGGCCGCCGTGCTGCCTGTCTATATGACTCAGGACCGGCTCACTTTAGCTGttctgacgctgctgctgggagggtGGCTGGCCTTTGCGCTCACATACCCTGTt CGCACAGCTCATCAGCTAAAAGCTCAAAGGCAGCTGGAGGAGGCTCTTGAGTCTCGTCTCCAGCGCATGCAGACAAACATGCAGACCGTGACCCAGGTCCCCTCAGATGCAACCCTCTCCACTGACACAAACATCTCCACTG AGTCTCAGCCTGCATCTGCTGCCCCTCCACCTAGTCCTCGCACTCACAGCGGGGGCAGCACTTCAGATGTCGATAGAAACGGCACCTCAGGGCCCCAACCCACAGCGG AGGGAAAcagtgaggaggtgcaggttGGTAAAATCTCCTTCACGCCGTCTGAGGTGCTTGGACATGGCACAGCGGGAACATTTGTGTTCAG GGGTAATTTTGATGGACGCCACGTAGCGGTGAAGCGAATATTGCCAGAGTGTTTTGAGGTAGCAGAACGCGAGGTGCAGCTCCTCCGAGAGTCTGACACACACCCAAATGTCATCCGATATTTCTGCACAGAGAGAGACCGCCTCTTCACTTACATCGCCATTGAGCTGTGCACTGCAACCCTGCAGCAG TATGTGGAGGATCCGTCTTGTTTTCCTGAGCTGAATCCTATAACTCTGCTGGGACAGACCATGAGTGGCCTCTCACACCTCCACTCGCTCAACATAG TCCATCGTGACCTGAAGCCCAGAAACATCCTCCTTTCTGGCCCCAGTGCGCTGGGTCGAGTCCGAGCTCTCATCTCTGACTTTGGACTCTGTAAGAAGATCCCAGACGGTCGGAGCAGCTTCTCTTTGCGGTCAGGAATACCAGGAACTGAAGGGTGGATAGCTCCTGAAGTACTGCGGGATACTCCTGGCAACAAACCG ACAGCAGCTGTGGACGTGTTCTCAGCAGGCTGTGTGTTTTACTACGTGGTCAGCAGGGGGCAGCACCCTTTTGGTGATGCATTACGTCGACAGGTCAACATCCTGTCAGGAGAATATTCACTCTCGCATTTTATGGAGGATATACATG ATGACGTCATAGCACAGGATCTGATTGAGAAGATGATCAGTGCTGAGGCTGAGTCCCGGCCCTCCACAGCCTGTGTGCTCAAACATCCGTTCTTCTGGAGCCCCGAGAAGCAGCTGCTCTTTTTCCAG GACGTCAGTGACCGCATAGAGAAGGAACCAGCAGATAGTCCGATTGTGGTCAGACTGGAGACTGCAGGAAGAGGAGTGGTGCGAACCAACTGGAGGATGCATATCTCAGTGCCTCTGCAGACAG ACCTGAGGCGGTTCAGGACATATAAAGGAAACTCGGTCAGAGATCTGCTGAGAGCCATGAGGAATAAG AAGCATCACTACCACGAGTTGCCAAAGGAGGTACAGGAGACTCTCGGCGAGCTGCCCGAAGGCTTTGTCAGCTACTTCACCTCACGGTTTCCACGGTTACTGatgcatacacatgctgctctgagcaTCTGCTCCAGTGAGAGACTGTTTCACCCCTACTATCTGTCCCCCAACGCCAAATAG